One genomic window of Kosmotoga olearia TBF 19.5.1 includes the following:
- the mtaB gene encoding tRNA (N(6)-L-threonylcarbamoyladenosine(37)-C(2))-methylthiotransferase MtaB, with product MKEIVSFFTFGCKLNQYETEGMAELLQNDFRVTFDSEIADIFVINSCTVTAEAERKLRQLYRRLKAKNPGSKFVIVGCYSELSAGELKDLGFDLILGIKDKLKIKEFLKENTENTCIKDYFQVTKGPYGRTRAYIGIQDGCLNNCSYCRIRLARGNKIISKPPEVVAEELKTLVEHGFQEIVLTGINIGFYGFGEGYSLISLLKQLVKIEGEWRLRLSSLDPRLVSNELITFMTDNPKIAQHVHLSLQSGSDKVLKSMNRNYTTNDVEQIVALFRSRNNRFSFTTDVIVGFPGETDTDFVETLEFVKRIRFLKVHIFRFSPRPGTKAARMSNQISGNIKKERATVLKKVALEASKDYLNEHVGKESTVLIEKNDGIFSYGYDEFYIPHRVTGSIENGFVKVQIGGIEELEAFSDVELSCRSVAVR from the coding sequence ATGAAAGAAATCGTTTCCTTTTTTACCTTCGGTTGCAAACTCAATCAATATGAAACCGAAGGGATGGCGGAGTTATTGCAAAACGATTTTAGGGTTACATTCGACTCGGAGATCGCCGATATTTTCGTTATCAATTCCTGTACGGTAACCGCAGAAGCTGAAAGGAAACTCCGGCAGCTATATAGAAGGCTTAAAGCAAAGAATCCAGGTAGCAAATTTGTGATTGTGGGTTGTTACTCAGAACTTTCAGCGGGAGAGCTGAAAGATCTTGGTTTTGACCTGATTCTGGGGATCAAAGATAAATTGAAAATTAAAGAATTCCTTAAAGAAAATACTGAGAACACCTGCATAAAGGATTATTTTCAGGTTACAAAGGGTCCTTATGGAAGAACCCGTGCATATATTGGCATACAGGATGGATGTTTGAACAATTGTTCATACTGTCGAATAAGATTGGCCAGAGGAAACAAAATCATCAGCAAACCCCCTGAAGTTGTTGCCGAAGAATTAAAAACACTCGTTGAGCATGGGTTTCAGGAAATAGTGTTGACAGGGATAAACATAGGTTTTTACGGATTTGGAGAAGGTTATTCCCTGATTTCTTTATTGAAACAACTGGTAAAGATCGAGGGAGAATGGAGATTAAGATTAAGCTCTCTCGATCCGAGGCTCGTTTCAAACGAATTAATCACGTTTATGACCGATAACCCAAAAATAGCTCAGCATGTTCATCTTTCTCTTCAAAGCGGTTCAGATAAAGTTTTGAAATCGATGAATCGTAATTACACCACTAACGACGTCGAACAGATTGTAGCACTCTTCAGATCCAGGAACAATCGTTTTTCTTTTACCACGGATGTCATAGTGGGATTTCCCGGTGAAACCGACACGGATTTTGTAGAAACACTCGAATTTGTTAAACGTATCAGATTTTTGAAAGTTCATATATTCAGATTTTCTCCACGTCCCGGCACCAAAGCTGCCCGCATGAGCAATCAAATCTCCGGGAATATTAAAAAAGAGCGAGCTACTGTCCTGAAAAAGGTCGCATTAGAAGCATCAAAAGACTATCTTAATGAACATGTTGGCAAGGAAAGCACTGTTCTTATTGAAAAGAACGATGGAATTTTTAGCTACGGTTACGACGAATTCTATATCCCTCACAGGGTTACCGGAAGCATAGAAAATGGTTTTGTCAAGGTACAAATTGGTGGCATAGAAGAACTGGAGGCTTTTTCGGATGTTGAATTATCTTGCAGGTCAGTGGCTGTCCGATGA
- a CDS encoding aminotransferase class IV — translation MLNYLAGQWLSDEEATINVKNTGILTGISVYEVLRTYNGLPFAAKKHFERLKKSADYMGIPLPINFDEFLELLLEGVKKNHNSSGEELRIKVILVQSTNNFSEIIVLYEELPKVSSDVYELGVKVGISKFIRPSAALVPSIIKIPGAPWKVLTRKAMGVYYDMLLLNEKGDLCEGTISNVFLIKDEKLITPNIESGILPGITRENVIGLAKAMEIPVEERTVKGWELFTAQEVFLTHTSAGIVPIRKIEDRVYIEDFADGITRILLDNFEGFIMTNESNWEGLSK, via the coding sequence ATGTTGAATTATCTTGCAGGTCAGTGGCTGTCCGATGAGGAAGCCACCATAAATGTCAAAAATACTGGTATTTTAACAGGAATCTCCGTATACGAGGTTCTAAGAACCTACAACGGTCTTCCTTTTGCTGCAAAAAAACATTTTGAAAGGTTGAAAAAATCTGCCGATTATATGGGGATACCCCTTCCGATAAATTTCGATGAATTTCTTGAGTTGCTCTTAGAAGGTGTGAAGAAAAACCACAATAGCAGCGGTGAAGAACTTAGAATTAAGGTAATTCTTGTACAGAGCACAAATAATTTCTCCGAGATAATAGTCCTTTATGAAGAATTACCAAAGGTTTCTTCTGATGTTTATGAACTAGGAGTAAAAGTCGGGATATCGAAATTCATCCGTCCATCGGCAGCACTGGTTCCTTCAATAATCAAAATCCCGGGAGCACCATGGAAGGTTTTAACCCGCAAAGCCATGGGCGTCTATTACGATATGCTTCTTTTAAACGAAAAAGGAGACCTTTGTGAGGGAACTATATCCAACGTTTTCCTTATAAAAGATGAAAAACTCATCACTCCAAACATCGAATCAGGCATTCTACCTGGCATTACAAGAGAAAACGTGATAGGTCTTGCTAAGGCAATGGAAATTCCGGTTGAGGAAAGAACAGTTAAAGGCTGGGAATTATTCACCGCTCAGGAAGTTTTTTTGACTCATACCAGTGCTGGCATTGTCCCTATCAGAAAGATTGAGGACAGGGTTTATATAGAAGATTTCGCTGATGGAATAACGCGAATTCTACTTGACAACTTTGAGGGATTTATAATGACGAATGAATCCAACTGGGAAGGTCTATCAAAATGA
- a CDS encoding DUF721 domain-containing protein yields MKWNHQSLDKIFESLSGSNPFFKKLKVLLLQNNWEKIVGTPNAMHTQIENFFDGKLFVSADDGVWLNELRMREKEILKRIHEELHGDFVRKIIFIPKKSK; encoded by the coding sequence ATGAAATGGAATCACCAATCACTTGACAAAATTTTTGAATCACTTTCCGGGAGTAATCCCTTTTTTAAAAAGTTGAAAGTACTTTTACTGCAAAATAACTGGGAGAAGATTGTTGGAACTCCCAATGCCATGCATACACAGATTGAGAATTTCTTCGATGGAAAGCTGTTCGTTTCGGCTGATGATGGTGTCTGGTTGAATGAACTTCGTATGAGAGAAAAGGAGATTCTCAAAAGAATCCATGAAGAACTACACGGAGATTTCGTAAGAAAGATTATTTTTATCCCAAAAAAGTCAAAGTAA
- the gyrB gene encoding DNA topoisomerase (ATP-hydrolyzing) subunit B: MSTDYNAQSIKILKGLEPVRQRPGMYIGSTGKAGLHHLIYEVVDNSIDEVVGGYCDYIKITIFEDGSVSVWDNGRGIPVDIHPETGTSALEVVMTTLHAGGKFSKDSYKISGGLHGVGVSVVNALSEWMEVKVYRDGKIYRQRYERGKPTTPVEIIGETDKRGSLVAFKPDSLVFTTTDFDFDILESRFKELAFLNPRVTIEFEDRRYDEKRVFHFEGGIVEFVKYLNRKKTAINKEPFYIEGTYNDVKIQLAMQYTNAYDENILTFVNNIKTVEGGTHLTGFKTVLTKMMNDYARKLNVLKDKDPNLQGEDVREGLTAVLSVFVKEPQFEGQTKAKLGNEEVYEAVIKVLRDKLPEVFDYHTKELKAIIIKALDAAKARVAAKKAREMIRRKNALENTTLPGKLADCTSTDLETTELFIVEGDSAGGSAKQARDREFQAILPLRGKILNVEKSSFEKLLKNEQINNIIVAIGTGIGDDCKLENLRYGKIIIMTDADVDGAHIRTLLLTLFYRYMTPLINAGHIYIAQAPLYKVELNRKKYYFYSDEELEEFLKNNDGKKVSIQRYKGLGEMNPDQLWETTMNPESRKLIKIEMEDVEEADRVFTILMGSEVEERREFIERHALMITELDV; encoded by the coding sequence ATGTCTACTGATTACAATGCGCAAAGTATTAAGATCTTAAAGGGGTTGGAACCGGTTAGACAGAGACCGGGGATGTATATTGGTTCCACAGGAAAAGCGGGACTTCATCATTTAATATATGAGGTTGTTGATAATAGTATAGACGAAGTAGTTGGAGGTTATTGTGATTATATTAAAATAACGATCTTTGAAGATGGAAGCGTCTCAGTTTGGGACAATGGTAGAGGAATCCCTGTCGACATTCATCCCGAAACAGGTACAAGCGCTCTCGAAGTTGTTATGACCACCCTTCATGCTGGAGGTAAGTTCTCAAAAGACAGCTATAAAATAAGTGGTGGATTACACGGTGTCGGTGTCTCAGTGGTGAATGCTCTTTCAGAATGGATGGAGGTAAAGGTCTATAGAGATGGAAAAATCTACCGCCAGCGCTATGAAAGAGGAAAACCGACGACTCCTGTTGAGATCATAGGTGAAACGGATAAGAGAGGATCACTGGTTGCTTTTAAACCAGATAGCCTGGTGTTCACAACTACAGATTTCGATTTTGATATCCTCGAATCCCGTTTTAAAGAACTTGCATTTTTAAATCCCAGAGTTACCATAGAATTCGAAGATAGGCGATACGACGAGAAAAGGGTTTTCCATTTTGAAGGCGGTATTGTAGAATTCGTTAAATATCTCAACAGGAAAAAGACAGCAATAAATAAAGAGCCCTTCTATATTGAAGGAACATACAATGATGTGAAGATCCAGCTTGCTATGCAATACACAAATGCTTACGATGAAAATATCCTGACCTTTGTAAACAACATTAAAACCGTAGAAGGTGGAACACACCTAACTGGCTTCAAGACCGTTTTGACAAAAATGATGAATGATTATGCAAGAAAATTGAACGTGTTGAAAGACAAAGATCCAAACCTTCAGGGTGAAGATGTAAGAGAAGGATTAACGGCCGTTTTGAGTGTGTTCGTCAAAGAACCACAATTTGAAGGCCAGACAAAAGCTAAATTAGGAAATGAAGAAGTATACGAGGCTGTTATCAAGGTTTTAAGAGATAAACTTCCAGAGGTTTTTGACTACCATACGAAAGAGCTCAAAGCCATAATCATCAAAGCACTCGACGCGGCAAAAGCCAGAGTAGCTGCAAAAAAAGCGAGAGAAATGATCAGACGAAAGAATGCGCTTGAAAACACAACTCTTCCCGGAAAGCTTGCAGACTGTACTTCAACGGATCTCGAAACTACTGAACTGTTTATAGTGGAAGGAGATTCTGCTGGAGGATCTGCAAAGCAGGCGCGCGACCGGGAATTCCAAGCTATTTTGCCGTTAAGAGGAAAGATTCTCAACGTAGAAAAATCGAGCTTTGAAAAGCTTCTTAAGAATGAACAGATAAATAATATAATCGTGGCTATCGGAACCGGAATAGGAGATGACTGTAAACTTGAAAACCTGAGGTATGGAAAGATTATAATAATGACAGATGCCGATGTTGACGGTGCACACATCAGAACATTACTTCTCACCCTTTTCTATCGATACATGACTCCATTGATAAACGCAGGTCATATCTATATAGCTCAAGCACCTCTATATAAGGTTGAACTTAACAGAAAGAAGTATTACTTCTATTCAGATGAAGAATTGGAAGAATTTCTCAAAAATAACGACGGCAAGAAGGTATCGATACAGAGATACAAAGGTCTTGGAGAAATGAATCCAGACCAACTCTGGGAAACTACAATGAATCCCGAATCCAGAAAATTGATAAAGATAGAAATGGAAGATGTAGAAGAAGCCGATAGAGTCTTTACTATTCTGATGGGAAGCGAGGTAGAAGAAAGAAGAGAATTCATTGAAAGGCATGCTTTGATGATAACCGAACTTGATGTATGA
- a CDS encoding DUF4894 domain-containing protein, with translation MRILVVDNRSVEVEFPKVFKRSWNTDIIVPPTTEFISEGRVYLPEADYIVYFLDRYYWASKELVLLDFADVEAVFLNPVISGLHFRFEDAGYVLANENSDLILRVLKSLYGRRSILRELSNIDFETNKIFLKRGITIQVFDWRVVEEKPEIIQNLIDNAEDRSKYLLMSDGKILRVR, from the coding sequence ATGAGAATTTTAGTGGTAGATAATCGCTCGGTTGAAGTGGAATTTCCAAAGGTTTTTAAAAGAAGCTGGAATACTGATATAATAGTTCCACCAACCACTGAGTTTATTTCTGAGGGTAGGGTGTACCTGCCAGAAGCAGATTATATAGTCTATTTTCTTGATCGTTATTACTGGGCGTCAAAAGAACTGGTACTTCTTGATTTTGCTGATGTTGAAGCAGTTTTTTTGAATCCTGTGATATCTGGACTTCATTTTCGTTTTGAAGATGCAGGTTATGTACTGGCGAATGAAAACAGCGATCTTATACTAAGAGTGCTCAAATCGTTGTACGGCAGGCGGTCTATTTTAAGAGAGCTTTCAAACATAGATTTTGAAACAAATAAGATATTTCTCAAACGAGGAATCACCATTCAGGTCTTTGATTGGAGAGTAGTAGAAGAAAAACCGGAAATAATACAGAATCTGATCGATAATGCGGAAGATAGGAGTAAATACCTTCTCATGAGTGACGGAAAAATATTGAGAGTGAGGTGA
- the ftsA gene encoding cell division protein FtsA, translating to MPRGKEYTVSIDLGTNTLKGVVVSSDPSSQLQLEAYGSVKSVGLDKGEVKDAVALKQSIQKLVDDLTGQLGKKDIVADFRLCFTDGEYAVMSEIVEESISDDKPVVVTQEIIDELMAKITQDKLKDNKNIHMKYVRKYIIDDEKVVFNPVDMLAKQLKVEMVFVSSEGKSTEVFKRLFEELLGTGDFLIFPSLISGAEAVLTDTEKQHGVVCVSIGHAFSELVIYRENLPIYVSRIPLGVRHIVRDIALVLGTSLDEAERLLVTHGYASMYPPSGDSVVEYFGLDERTRKNVSVRKLSTIIYARVKELLNKIRREIQYSKANYPEFAEEGIPGGVVFTGGGAKLRGLSDTGVESLKMPVRVGTYETSFNPRIENAHDVVNDPIFSSCLGSLIVQDAVETGIEEAIGKQKRRGFADFIRSLFFGGVEDEL from the coding sequence ATGCCAAGGGGGAAAGAGTACACTGTTTCAATTGACCTCGGTACCAATACGTTAAAGGGGGTTGTGGTCAGTTCAGATCCTTCTTCACAACTTCAACTTGAAGCTTATGGAAGTGTAAAGTCCGTCGGTCTTGATAAAGGCGAAGTAAAAGATGCGGTGGCTTTAAAGCAGTCGATCCAGAAACTTGTAGACGACCTCACCGGACAGCTGGGTAAGAAGGACATAGTGGCTGATTTCAGGCTTTGCTTTACCGACGGTGAGTATGCTGTTATGTCTGAAATCGTTGAAGAATCGATTTCAGACGACAAACCTGTTGTGGTAACTCAGGAAATCATTGATGAATTGATGGCAAAAATCACTCAAGATAAGCTAAAAGACAATAAAAACATTCATATGAAATATGTGAGAAAGTACATTATCGACGATGAAAAAGTGGTCTTCAATCCGGTGGATATGCTTGCAAAGCAACTAAAAGTTGAAATGGTCTTCGTTTCAAGCGAGGGAAAATCAACAGAGGTTTTCAAACGACTTTTCGAAGAACTTCTCGGTACAGGAGATTTCCTGATCTTCCCATCCTTAATATCCGGTGCTGAAGCAGTCCTAACCGACACCGAAAAGCAACACGGTGTTGTTTGTGTGTCTATCGGGCATGCTTTTTCTGAATTAGTAATTTATAGAGAGAATCTACCGATTTACGTGTCGCGTATTCCTCTTGGAGTCAGGCATATCGTTAGGGATATCGCTCTGGTTCTCGGGACCTCTCTTGATGAAGCTGAGCGATTACTCGTAACACACGGCTACGCAAGCATGTATCCTCCATCAGGAGATAGTGTCGTAGAATATTTCGGATTAGATGAGAGAACACGAAAGAATGTTTCAGTGAGAAAATTGTCCACTATAATCTACGCACGTGTTAAAGAACTTTTAAATAAAATCAGACGGGAGATTCAATATTCCAAAGCCAATTATCCAGAATTCGCCGAAGAAGGAATCCCAGGTGGAGTAGTCTTTACAGGCGGTGGTGCCAAGTTAAGGGGATTGAGCGACACCGGAGTGGAATCTTTGAAAATGCCAGTAAGGGTAGGAACCTATGAAACCAGTTTTAATCCAAGAATAGAAAATGCTCACGACGTCGTGAACGATCCCATATTCAGTAGCTGTCTCGGTAGCCTGATCGTTCAGGACGCTGTGGAAACCGGAATAGAAGAAGCTATCGGAAAGCAAAAAAGAAGAGGCTTCGCTGATTTCATAAGGTCTTTGTTCTTTGGAGGTGTTGAGGATGAGCTTTGA
- the ftsZ gene encoding cell division protein FtsZ has protein sequence MSFEMSYEGKETDVRLPAIKVIGVGGAGGNAVNRMISEGIHGVTFIAANTDVQVLEGNKAEIKIQLGNHLTRGLGAGGNPEIGERAAEESIEEVRKVLEDTDLLFITAGMGGGTGTGAAPIVASVAKEMGILTVAVVTTPFFFEGNTRLRVASEGLRKLSKSVDTLIRISNNKLLQELPPDTSIVEAFAKADETLHHGIKGISELITKRGYINLDFADVESVLRDAGTAMLGIGIGRGEKRAEEAAKAALESRLLERPIDNAMGIILNVSAKNITLREMNIAAAIVRQNCSEDADVKLGLIVDQEMPDDELHVTLIAAGLEMEESELFGEASDIPAIYRFGLDTHEEEEGT, from the coding sequence ATGAGCTTTGAGATGAGCTACGAAGGAAAAGAAACTGATGTGAGACTTCCTGCGATAAAGGTTATTGGTGTTGGTGGTGCTGGCGGTAATGCAGTAAATAGAATGATCTCTGAAGGAATACATGGGGTCACTTTTATCGCAGCAAATACCGATGTTCAGGTACTCGAAGGCAATAAAGCAGAAATTAAAATTCAGCTTGGTAACCATCTCACACGCGGTTTGGGAGCCGGTGGAAATCCGGAAATCGGTGAAAGGGCTGCAGAAGAAAGTATAGAAGAGGTAAGAAAAGTTCTTGAAGATACAGATCTTCTTTTCATAACGGCAGGAATGGGTGGTGGAACAGGAACTGGAGCCGCTCCAATCGTTGCATCCGTCGCCAAAGAGATGGGAATTTTAACGGTAGCTGTTGTAACCACTCCGTTCTTCTTTGAGGGAAACACCAGATTGAGAGTAGCCAGCGAAGGCTTAAGAAAGCTCAGTAAATCTGTTGACACTTTAATCAGAATTTCAAATAACAAACTGTTGCAAGAACTTCCACCTGACACCTCCATTGTTGAAGCTTTCGCCAAAGCCGATGAAACCCTGCATCATGGAATTAAAGGTATATCGGAATTGATCACGAAACGTGGTTATATAAACCTTGATTTCGCAGACGTTGAATCCGTGCTGCGCGACGCCGGAACGGCGATGCTTGGAATAGGTATAGGTAGAGGTGAAAAGCGCGCCGAGGAGGCTGCAAAGGCCGCACTCGAAAGCAGGCTCCTTGAAAGACCAATTGACAATGCTATGGGAATCATTCTCAATGTCTCTGCCAAGAATATTACCCTGAGAGAAATGAACATCGCCGCTGCAATCGTCAGACAGAACTGCAGTGAAGATGCCGATGTTAAACTGGGTTTAATTGTCGATCAGGAAATGCCAGACGATGAACTGCACGTAACCCTCATAGCAGCCGGTCTTGAAATGGAAGAAAGCGAACTGTTTGGTGAAGCTTCCGATATACCTGCTATTTATAGATTCGGTCTGGATACCCATGAAGAAGAGGAAGGTACATGA
- a CDS encoding GspE/PulE family protein — translation MRVYKRLGELLTERGLITPEVLQQAVTIQKKVGKPLGEILVGMGLLSWEDIYTALSKQYNLELVEELPNMVPPELLKLVPRSVAERLKVVPIEFSPETNTLKVVTPDVLKVPQIERELSFLTGNKIKVALTPPPNFEALYRASYEEASSSEIIEHTFDLEPSEEVVEEEEVTSEETPVGKFINALLENAIRSDASDIHLEPFEKVAVGRFRIDGILRKILTYPRRAHNSVVSRIKVMCGLDISEKRLPQDGKFFIRRGGEQYDFRVSTMPTIFGEKVVMRVLRVSNAKKKLEELGLSDYNLKRFRKLLEAPHGIILVSGPTGSGKSTTLVAVLNEVTSEKVNVVTAEDPVEYTIEGITQCQVNAEIGLTFARYLRAFLRQDPDVIMVGEIRDRETAQLAIEASLTGHLVFSTIHTNSAPGAVARLVNMGVDPFLLSASLIGVIGQRLVRRLCSNCKVKIPIREEILEIASKIFPNKNEFYEFVPGSGCNECRGIGYKGRTGIHEVLIVNNELRDLMVRGASEHELSEAAKAAGMRTLYEDGIEKVLQGITSVEEVNRVATEL, via the coding sequence ATGAGGGTTTACAAACGCCTGGGTGAGCTTTTAACAGAGCGGGGCTTGATTACTCCTGAGGTTCTTCAGCAGGCCGTAACAATACAAAAAAAGGTTGGCAAACCCCTCGGTGAAATACTCGTAGGGATGGGATTGCTATCCTGGGAGGATATCTACACCGCTTTATCCAAACAGTACAACCTGGAACTCGTTGAAGAACTTCCCAATATGGTACCGCCTGAGTTATTGAAACTTGTTCCACGTTCTGTGGCAGAACGCCTTAAGGTGGTTCCAATTGAGTTTTCCCCGGAAACCAACACGCTCAAAGTCGTTACTCCGGATGTTTTGAAAGTCCCTCAGATTGAACGAGAACTCTCTTTCCTTACAGGAAACAAAATCAAGGTAGCACTTACTCCCCCACCAAATTTTGAGGCACTGTATAGAGCAAGTTATGAAGAAGCATCTTCAAGTGAAATTATTGAACACACCTTCGATTTAGAACCTTCAGAAGAAGTGGTCGAAGAAGAAGAGGTTACCAGTGAAGAAACACCTGTAGGAAAGTTCATAAACGCCCTTCTCGAAAACGCGATAAGAAGTGATGCAAGTGATATTCACCTCGAACCTTTTGAAAAGGTGGCAGTGGGAAGATTCAGGATAGATGGAATTTTAAGGAAGATACTGACCTATCCTAGACGTGCCCATAACTCGGTGGTTTCAAGAATAAAAGTCATGTGTGGTCTTGATATATCAGAAAAGAGGCTTCCACAGGACGGTAAGTTCTTCATTCGAAGGGGTGGAGAACAGTACGATTTCCGTGTATCCACAATGCCAACGATCTTTGGCGAAAAAGTCGTCATGAGAGTTTTGAGGGTTTCCAACGCAAAAAAGAAACTCGAAGAGCTTGGATTAAGCGATTACAATTTAAAGAGGTTTAGAAAGCTTCTGGAAGCTCCCCACGGAATAATATTGGTTTCCGGACCCACAGGTAGTGGTAAATCCACGACGTTGGTGGCAGTCTTAAACGAAGTAACATCTGAAAAGGTGAATGTTGTTACAGCGGAAGATCCTGTTGAATATACAATAGAGGGTATAACTCAGTGTCAGGTAAACGCTGAAATTGGTTTAACTTTTGCGCGCTACTTGCGTGCTTTTCTTAGGCAAGACCCGGATGTTATAATGGTAGGTGAAATCCGTGATAGAGAAACAGCGCAACTCGCCATAGAAGCTTCGCTTACAGGTCATCTTGTCTTCTCCACGATTCATACCAATAGTGCTCCTGGAGCTGTCGCAAGATTGGTCAACATGGGGGTTGACCCATTTCTTTTAAGCGCTTCTTTGATTGGGGTAATTGGCCAAAGACTGGTCAGAAGACTTTGTAGTAATTGTAAAGTAAAAATCCCGATAAGAGAAGAAATCCTGGAAATAGCAAGCAAAATTTTCCCAAATAAAAATGAATTCTACGAATTCGTACCCGGTTCTGGATGTAACGAATGCCGGGGAATTGGATACAAAGGAAGAACCGGTATTCATGAGGTTCTTATTGTCAATAACGAACTGAGGGATTTAATGGTTAGAGGTGCTTCTGAACACGAACTTAGTGAAGCTGCAAAAGCGGCCGGGATGAGAACCCTTTATGAGGACGGTATCGAAAAGGTCCTGCAGGGCATAACATCAGTCGAAGAAGTAAATAGAGTCGCAACCGAACTGTAA
- the ord gene encoding 2,4-diaminopentanoate dehydrogenase, whose amino-acid sequence MAYRVLVWGLGAMGSGIARNIHSKLELKLVGGVEKKPEAVGKDIGEFLGIGNIGAKIYDDPEKAILETRPDLVVIATNSFVREVMEKIELAAINHVDVLTIAEEMAYPFYSHPEESTIIDNIARRYSISILGTGINPGFVLDLLIIAMTGACLNVERIEAKRINDLSPFGKTVMETQGVGTTPEEFEEGLKNGTIVGHIGFQQSIAMIADALGWELTKIEEIREPIISKTERKTAVAHVKPGMVAGCKHIGRGYINDKVVIELIHPQQILPQLEGVETGDYIDIYGDPEIHLSIKPEIPGGKGTIAVATNMIPYVIEAEPGFLTMADLPVPRTLLKDLGR is encoded by the coding sequence ATGGCGTACAGAGTTTTGGTTTGGGGATTGGGTGCCATGGGAAGCGGCATTGCCAGGAACATTCACTCAAAATTAGAACTGAAACTTGTCGGAGGCGTGGAAAAGAAGCCGGAAGCTGTTGGAAAAGATATTGGAGAATTTCTGGGAATCGGGAACATAGGCGCAAAGATATACGATGATCCGGAAAAAGCGATTCTTGAAACTCGACCGGATTTAGTTGTGATTGCAACAAATTCTTTTGTTCGAGAGGTTATGGAGAAAATAGAGCTTGCGGCAATAAACCATGTGGATGTGCTCACAATAGCGGAAGAAATGGCTTATCCTTTTTATTCCCATCCTGAGGAATCTACTATTATTGATAACATAGCAAGAAGATATTCTATCAGTATTTTAGGAACAGGAATCAATCCTGGTTTTGTCCTTGACCTTTTGATTATCGCCATGACTGGCGCTTGTTTGAATGTAGAACGAATCGAAGCAAAAAGAATAAATGATCTGTCGCCATTCGGAAAGACCGTTATGGAAACCCAGGGCGTGGGAACAACTCCTGAGGAATTCGAAGAAGGATTAAAAAACGGGACCATTGTTGGACATATAGGCTTCCAGCAATCAATAGCTATGATAGCTGACGCTCTTGGTTGGGAACTCACCAAAATTGAAGAAATTCGTGAACCTATCATTTCGAAAACCGAAAGGAAAACAGCGGTTGCTCATGTAAAACCCGGTATGGTTGCCGGTTGTAAGCACATTGGGAGAGGTTATATTAACGATAAAGTCGTTATTGAATTGATACATCCCCAACAGATTCTTCCACAGCTTGAGGGTGTAGAAACTGGAGATTATATAGATATTTACGGTGATCCAGAAATACACCTTTCTATAAAACCAGAAATCCCTGGGGGCAAAGGAACGATAGCGGTGGCAACAAACATGATTCCTTACGTTATCGAGGCCGAACCAGGATTCCTCACAATGGCAGACCTTCCCGTTCCGCGAACCTTGCTTAAAGATCTTGGGAGGTGA
- the ortA gene encoding 2-amino-4-oxopentanoate thiolase subunit OrtA, translating to MEAVRGQWVQIHKIILKPGERAPQVPEDTAKVPFELRVKGYLQDEKAAIGDLVTIKTPIGREVKGQLIDIEPRYTHDFGDYVSVLDEAGAELQELMRKISESDER from the coding sequence GTGGAAGCCGTTCGGGGTCAATGGGTCCAGATACACAAAATAATATTGAAACCAGGCGAAAGAGCCCCACAGGTTCCCGAAGATACTGCAAAGGTTCCCTTTGAACTGAGAGTAAAGGGATATCTTCAAGATGAGAAAGCGGCAATTGGTGATCTAGTAACGATAAAAACACCGATCGGTCGCGAAGTGAAAGGGCAATTAATTGATATTGAGCCAAGATATACCCATGATTTTGGTGATTACGTTTCAGTGCTTGACGAAGCAGGAGCCGAACTTCAGGAACTGATGCGTAAAATAAGCGAGAGTGATGAAAGATGA